AGCAAGGATACTGAGTATCAACAACATAGTCTCAGCAGTTGCATCTTCCAACTATCACTAAAATGAAAAATGGCAGGCTTTTATTGCATAGCCGTTGCCAAGTTCTTTGTGTTTTTTCTCACAAATATAGTGCTTAATCTCCATTTTAGGAGGAAAAAATCATGTCTGTCAATCTATTTAATGCTAATACTTATGCTTCCCTATATCCCGATCTAGGTGCAGCAGGTTTAACCACTGCACAACAACTAGAAGCACACTACCGCAACGTTGGAATTAATGAAGGAAGATTTGGCTCAAGTTTTGTTAATCTAAGATACTACGGTAGAAGTTATCCTGATTTAGGAAGAGCCGGATTAACTTCTAACACACAATTATTCAACCACTTAGAAAACTTTGGTGCCAATGAAGGACGGCGTTCCTCAGTTGCATTTAGCCCTTATTTTTACAGATCGGTTCATACAGACTTAACCAATGCTCGTTTAACTAATGAGCAATTGTATCAACACTTTAATGTGATTGGGTTAAGTGAAGGACGTGCTTCCTCTGAATTCTTCAGCGCACCTTACTATTTAGCAACTAACACTGATTTAGCAGATGCTTTTGGGAATAATTATCAAGCCGCGCTGTTACACTTTGTAAATAATGGGATTCGGGAAGGAAGAGTAGGTGCGCCTCCAGTTTCTCCCTCCACAGATCCGAGTAACGTATCTAGTAGTGCTTATGATTTAGGGACTTTAATTGCTAAAGGAACTTTTGTTGATTTTATTGGTACTAGCGATCGAGATGACTATTACGGTTTCCGCGTTGATAACCCAATAAATCTCAACTTAACCCTTTCTGGATTGAATGATGCTGTAACCCTAAAACTTTTTGCTGATACTAATGATAACGGTCGAGTTGATTCCGGTGAAGAAATCACCAGTGTTAATGGTAACGCCGCCACTCCCGCAGTCATTAACAAAACATTAGGTGCTGGTTACTATCATGTTGATGTTTTAACAGAAAGTCCTGCAACTAACACCTTCTACAATTTAGCAATGTCTCCTTCTGTAATTCCGACAAATACCCCTGACCCAGGAGATAGCCAAGCTAGTGCTTTCAGTTTAGGTACTCTGACTGGTAGCCGTACCGTAAGTGATTTTGTCGGTAGTAGCGATCGTATCGACTTCTACAGCTTTGTCTTAGATGGTAACAAAACTCTCAATCTTTCCCTAAACGGTACAACCGATCCTGCTTATGCTCTCCTTTACAAAGATACTAATAACAATGGCGTGTTAGATAGTACAGAAGTTTTGGGAATTGCGAATTCTGCTAACAATAGTTTAGGTTCTTTGACACAAAACTTGGATGCAGGTAATTACTTTGTCGAAGTATTTACCAACACGACTACAGCTAATACCAGCTATAACATGACCTTAGCTGTATAACCAATTTCTCCCAAATCACAATTGTTTGAACAATTTGGGGAAGGAACAGAGATGAAAATCCCTGATTCCTTCCCCAGTAAACATGATTTATGATTATTTGATATTCTCTTGATTTTTGCGTTTTTTTATCTGCTCATTGCAAAAATCTCGTCAGCTGTGAGAGTTAAATTAGGAAACAAACGAGACTCTATTCGCTCGTTTCCTCGAAAAATTTTACCAGACAAATATTCACCATTCTCTAACTGATAAATCGTAATTGCTGGCTGCTTCGGTGAACCAATAAAACGAATTCCACCATAAGCAGCATAATCCACAATTATGTATTCTAAAACTCCTAAATCTTCGTATTCAGCGAGTTTAGTGAGATAGTCATCTTTCCAATTTGTACTAACTACTTCGATGACTCCTGGTGGTGGAATGTAAGCAGCAGCAGAACTAGAATTACCTTTCATCCTCTGCCACTCTTCTTTGGCAAAAATTACGATATCTGCTTTACGACTTTTTTCTTTCTCGCCTGGTTCAGTTTTGAGCCGAACTTGTTTAGACTGTCTAGAAATATATGGAAGATTCGCTTCCAAACAATGAGCTTCCAAGTAAGCACAAAGTCGCTCGATCAAATCCTCATGATTTGCATTTGGTTCAGATAATGGCACAGGAACTCCATTAAGTAACTCAAAGTCTCTGCCTGAACCGTCATCCCAGGCAAGAAACTCCTCAAAGGTCAAAGGCTTTGTAACTGTTACATACATAGCGATCGTCTCATACTTTTAGCAGTATAAATCCGAAAAGGGCTAAGCATTTGCGAATTAAAACTTTGATTTAAACAATAAATTTAGCTTAGCCCCTCAAATAAAAATATAGTTTTGTCAGTCGGATTTTGTTTAAACACCTAAATAGCGGCGCAAAAACATTTCTAAAGTTTCTAATTGGAAATTAAAAGTTGATTCCAAGTTAGCAATTTCATCACTGGTACAAAAGAATTCATTTCCCAGTAATACGCGCAAAGTTCCTAAAGAATCTTTAGCAAAAGGACTAACTAAACCGATCGCACTGCGTACCCCATCAAACATAAACAAAGGTACATTAATCACAAATGGTTCTTGGTCATAAATCTTGCCAAAAATCTGCGGAATTTCACCCCGTTCTAAAATTTCTGGCCCTCCAACCGGAAAGATTTGGTTTTTGGCTCCTGGGACGTTCGCAGATTCCACAGCAATCCGAGCTAAATCATCAGTGCTGACAATTGAAGAGCGATTTTTGGGATCTCCAACTAACAAATAAATCCCGGTTTCCCGAAAATTTTCTGCTAATGATAAAACATTAGAAGCAAATCCCGAAGGACGTAAAATAGTGTAATTTAATCCACTAGATTGCAAGTATTTTTCGACTTCTCGTTTAGCTTTAAAAGTTGGTGCATCTTCGTATCCTCTGTCAGCGCCAAGGACAGAAATAAAGACAAAATGTTCGACTCCGGCTGCTTTTGCTTGGTCAATTAATTCAATGTTTGCTCGATAATCAATTGCGGCGGGATTGCGCGAGCCACCATGAGTGCTGATAATATATTTTACGCCTTTGCAAGCTTTGTAAATATCTTTGTCTTGGCGTAGATCGCCAATAAATATTTCGCTTCCTCGGTATTCTAATTCTCCGTAACTTGAGTTAAGGCGGACAAAAGAACGTACTGGCTTTTGGCGATCGCATAATAATCGCACTATCCGGCGACCTAAATCTCCAGTTGCTCCAGTGACTAGAAACATAATGGTACTTCCTTTTGGCGATCGATTGAGCGATCGTCTATAGCTTTATTCAACTTATCTTTATCTTAAAATAACAGTAAAATTTGTATCTGTTTTGGTCATAGCTATTCAAGGGTAACAATTACTGGAGCGTGGTCGCTAGGTTGGGTTAATTTTCTGGGTTCAATGTCAATGGTGCAATTAGTCGAGCGATCGCACAAACCAGGAGTAAGATAAATATGATCAATTCGCCAACCCCAATTGCGTTTAAAACCACCTGTTCGATAATCCCACCAACTATAATGTCCACCTTCGGAAGTGAATTTCCGAAACACATCAGTTAACCCTAATTCTAATACAGTTTTTAAAGCTTGTCGTTCCAAATCCGTTGCCATTACCTTAGTTTCTCTGCCTTTAGGATTATGAATATCTATATCTTCTAAAGCAATGTTAAAATCACCACATATACAAAGATTATGAGGATTTATTTCTAGTAATTTTTGTAAGTATTCTCGTAATAAAATTAGCCATTTTAGCTTATATTCATATTTCTCACTACCTACTGCTGAACCATTAGGAACATAAAGATTAACAACGCGAATATCACCAATTACGCCAGTAATTACTCGCTTTTGTTCATCAAAGTTTCCTACCATATTTTCTCCTAAAATTGGTGCAAAACCTTTGCTAACTTCCGCCAAAGGTTGACTACTGATTAATGCGACACCATTGTAGGATTTTTGCCCGGAAATATAAGTTTGATAACCTAAAGTTTCAAAAGCAGCTATGGGAAATAATTCATCTACAACTTTGGTTTCTTGCAAACATAAAATTTCTACTGGGTTTTCTTGTAACCAATTGGTTACTTGTTCTAAGCGTGTGCGAATTGAGTTAACATTCCAAGTGGCAATTTTCATTATTTGTCATTGGTCATTGGTCATTTGTAAATTATAAATTACTAGTGACTTGTGAAGATAATTTTTTTGAACCGCGAAGACGCGAAGGACACGAAGGAAGAAGAATAAAGAAGATCTGGCAATCGCTTAGGTAAGCTGGATTTAGTATTACAATTCAAATGAGGATTTCTATATAGCAATCCTAAATCAATTACGAAAACTTCTTCTTCCTCTTATCTTCGTGTCCTTCGCGTCTTCGCGGTTCAAAAAATTTTTAACTTGGCAAATTACCAGTTTTTAAGGTGCATGACTAGTTAAAATTTTATCCTAGTCACACACCCAACATTGCTAATTAAATCGCACAGTTTAAAGCGCCTGCTTTTTGGGTAAAGCGGAGATTTTCTCGATAGTCAACTGGACAATCAATCACTGCTGGAACATTTTGTTCCAAAGCAGTTTTCAAAGTTGGAATAAAATCAGCTGTTGATTCAATCCTGTACCCTTTTAATCCCATGCTTTCGGCAAATTTGACGAAATCAGGATTACCGAATTTAATGAATGCCGATCGACCTAATTGATTTTGCTGTTTCCACTCAATTAAACCGTAACCACCATCATTAAAAATGATCGTTACAAAAGGAGTGCCGACGCGCAAAGCAGTTTCTAATTCTTGACAATTCATCATGAAACCGCCATCGCCTGTGACGGCAACAATTTTCTTGTCTGGATGGACTAATTTTGCGGCGATCGCACCCGGAATTGCAATCCCCATTGCCGCAAAGCCATTAGAAATGATACAAGTATTCGGACGATCGCAATGATAATGTCTTGCCATCCACATTTTATGTGCGCCAACATCCGAAATTACAATATCTTCTTCACCCATTACTTGTCGCAAATCATAAATTAGTTTTTGGGGTTTAATGGGGAAATCATCATCATTGGCATAACGTTCGTAATCAGCACGAATGTCATCTCTTAATTGCAAAGCATAAGTATCTGGTTTACCAGTGCGATCGGCCCGTTGTAAAATTTCCTCCAGGGAATCAGAAATATCACCAATTACTTCAACTTTGGGAATATAGTTGCTATCAATTTCTGCATGAGTCGCATTAATATGGACGATCGGAATTTTAGCGTCAGGGTTCCACTTTTTCGGGGAATACTCAATTAAATCGTAACCAATAGCAATTACCAAATCAGCATGATCGAAACCACAACTAATGTAATCTCTTTGTTGCAAACCTACCGCCCATAATGCTAAAGGATGGGTGTAAGGAATCACACCTTTACCCATAAAAGTATTCGCAACTGGTATATTTAATCGGGTAGCAAATTCCGTTACAGCAGCACTGGCCCGATCGCGGATTGCCCCATTTCCCACCAAAATCAAAGGATTTTTTGCTTGAGAAATTGCTTCTGATGCTAGTTGAATACTGCGGAAAGAAGCAAAAGTTTTTTCCACATCACCCTTGCTTAAAGGTTCACCTGTAACTTCCATTGCGGCAATATTTTCTGGCACATCAATATGTACTGCACCAGGCTTTTCTGTTTGGGCTAATTTAAAAGCTTTGCGAACAACTTCCGGGGCAATACTAGGACGAACAATTTGGGCATTCCATTTAGTTACGGAAGAAAACATTGCCACTAAATCTAAATATTGGTGGGATTCTTTGTGCATTCGATCGGTTCCCACTTGTCCAGTAATTGCTACTAACGGGGCACGGTCTAAATTAGCATCAGCCACACCTGTCATTAAATTAGTTGCACCTGGGCCTAAAGTCGAAAGGCAAACTCCAGCTTGACCTGTCAAACGTCCATAAACATCAGCCATAAAAGCTGCACCTTGTTCATGTCGGACAGTAATAAATTGGATGCTGGAATTTCTCAGGGCTTCTAGAACATGGAGGTTTTCTTCTCCAGGTAAACCAAAGATATATTTAACACCTTCATTTTCTAAACATTTAACTAATAGTTCAGCAGTATTCATTCTAGTTTTTGACTCCTTGGTGAATAGTAAATGATAATTAGATGGACAGTTAGTAGTTAGTAGACAACGCGCCCACTAACTACTAATTACTAATCAAATACAATGTTTTATTTGACCCAAACTGTCTTGATGTTGACAAATTCATGAATGCCTTGGATGCCTAGTTCTCTGCCGTAGCCAGAACGCTTGATGCCGCCAAAGGGTAGACGCGGATCGGATTTAACTAAGCCATTAATGAATACGGCACCTGCTTCAATTTCAGAAATCAGGCGATCGCGTTCTTCTTCTACTGTAGTCCAAGCACTAGCTCCTAGTCCAAAAGGAATGTCATTTGCTTTTTTAATTGCTTCGTCAATATTTTTGACGCGGAATAATAGTGCCACTGGGCCAAAAAATTCCTCTTTGTCTGCTGGCGATCCGGGCGGCAATTCGCTCAAAATGGTAGGAGGAAAGTAATTACCTGGTCGATCGCTAAATGAATGTCCACCTGTTAAAATTTTGCCGCCATGTTGGACGCATTTTTCCACTAAATCATCCAATTCTTTCACAATTGACGGAGTTGCCAAAGGGCCAACGTCTGTATCTGGTAACATTGGATCGCCAACTTTTAAAGCTTGGAATTTTTCCACCATTAGCTTTTCAAACTTGTCGGCAACTGCTTCGGCAACAATAAACCGTTTCGCCGCAATACAAGATTGACCATTGTTAATCATTCTGGCGGTGACTGCGGTAGTTGCTGCTGCTTCAATATCGGCACTTTCCAAAACAATAAAAGGATCGCTTCCTCCCAATTCTAAAACTGTTTTTTTGATGTCTTTAGCTGCGGCAACTGCTAAACTAATTCCTGCCCCTTCACTTCCGGTTAAAGTTGCCGCTTTGACTCTTTCATCTGCGACAATTTTCGCAACTTTATCTGCACCAATTAATAAAGTTTGAAACACAGCGTCAGGAAAACCAGCAGTTTGAATAATTTCTTCAATTGCTAAAGCCGATTGCGGTACATTAGAAGCGTGTTTTAATATTCCGACATTTCCCGCCATTAATGCTGGTGCAGCAAAGCGAAAAACTTGCCAAAAGGGAAAGTTCCAAGGCATTACTGCCAGAATAATTCCTAATGGTTGATAGCGAACAAAGCTTTGGCTGGCATCGGTGGTAACTGGTACATCTGCCAAAAACTGGGCTGCATTTTCGGCATAATAACGACATACCGACGCGCATTTTTCAACTTCTGCGATCGCCGCTTTTAACGGTTTTCCCATTTCTAAGGTAAGAATTTTGCCGAACCGTTCTCGATCGCTCTCTAAAATTTCCCCCGCTTTGTTTAGCCATTGTGCCCTTTGACTCATCGACGTTTGACGGTAACTCTCAAATGCCTGTTGCGCCCGCACTAGCTTAGATTCAATCTCAGCATCAGTTAGCGCCTCAAAGGACTTGACTAATTCTCCTGTTGCTGGGTTAATAGTGGCGATACCCATGTTAATCTCCAGTTTTGCAATCATTTCTTGGGGTAGCACTTTAGTTTTTCACATTGTTAATTTGCTACTCCAGTCTTCCTTCAATCTTAGATTTATTTTTTGATTAAAATCATCAATTAAAAGTTAAATAATTGCAGATTTGCATGATCTTTTATATATTGTTTCACAATACTTACTAGCGAAATTTCCTAAATTTTTACGAATGTAAATATATCGTTTTTAAAATTATTAAATCTTTATAAAAATCAGGATATTTTTAAGAAAGGGAAAGGCAGAAGGCAGAAGGTAAAAATTCCCCTTTCCCCCCTGCACCCCTGCACCCCTGCACCCCTGCACCCCTGCTCCGACTCACGGATAAATCAAAATTTTATAAGTCTCAGAAGTTGGGGAAACGGCTTTGGCTACGGCTTGGGGTAACTCTTGGAGGGGATAGCGATCGCTCACCAACGCATCCACATCAATTCGGCGGTTAAATACAATATCACTAGCCAGAGATTGCAAGCGAAAAGACGAACTGTAGCTACCCATCAAATCAATTTCCCGACGATACAAAATATTTGGGTTAATCGGAATTTCCACTTCATCGGGAAACTCAGCAAAAAACAGAATCTTTCCACCTTTGCGAGTGCAGTCTAACGCTTGGAAAAACGCCTTATCGCTGGGAACTGCTAATAAAGTAGTATTCACTCCCAAACCATTAGTTAAAGCTTGAATTTTCTTAGCTAAATCTGGATCGCGGGCATCAAAAGCCGCTTCTGCGCCGACAGCTAAAGCTTTTTCAATGCGGGAGGGTAATAAGTCAGTAGCGATCGCTCTCCCCCCAAAATATTTTACCAACATAATAAACATTAACCCGATCGGCCCCGCACCAGTAATCAGAACCGTCTCACCCGGTTTAACCTCCGCCTTTTTCACCGCCTTTAAACAGCAGTTAGTCGGTTCCACAAAACTCGCTTGCTCAAAAGTTACATCATCAGGAATCGGAATTAAACCACCACTCCGAACAATATGTCCCGGAACCTTCACATATTCCGCAAAACCACCCCCACTAGGCGCAAAACCCGCCGTAGTCGTAATGTTTTTGTAAACCTCACACATCGAAAAATTTTCATTTAAGCAATACTCGCAGCGCATACAAGGAATATGGTGCATCACCACCACCCGTTGTCCCACTTGCCAGTCTGTTACCGCCTCTCCCACCGCAGAAATTACCCCCGCAGTCTCATGCCCAAAAATGCGTGGTGGTTGATAAAGCGGATAAAGAATCTTTTTAATATCCGACTGACACAAACCCACCACCCGCACCTGTACCAATACCTCATCCGCCGCCAATGTTGGTACTGGTACTTCTTCGTAACTCAGTTGATTTACCCCTCTAAAGACTTGTGCTTTCATTCTGAATTATTTATCCCTAATCATCTGTAGTTATTTGTATTTGTGCTTTGTCGTCGATTATTTGTCAATCACAAAACTTACGCAAGTTATGAGAATAAATACCACTTGTAGGGGCAATCCCCCTATGGTTGCCCCTAGATCTAGAGTCTCTCTATGTGCTGCACGGAACCCCTCACTGTAGATGCAGGGGAAATGATTAAGGGCAATTTTACAGAAAAGTGGTCATACCAATTTTCTGTATGCACTCCATAAAGCTCAAAGTCTAAAATTTCTTTCCTGCTGCTTTTTTGTCTAAAAAATACTTCTAATAATGGAAAAATATTGGCGTTATAAATTCCTAAAGTCGCATAATTCCTCAGTGTTGATGACTTTTTCCCTCTCTGTGTAGGCACTGAAAATTTTCTTTGGAACAATCTTAAAAAGTTTCCTGATGGCTCCCTTAAGTCCCTGAAAGGGTTATTAGAAACAGGAGACTTAAACTTTTATGGGACATCTCAACGGTACTACTTCTAATTCTTTACTTTTGGCATTTTTAATTATTGCTGGCCAAACTTTTATTTTCCAATCAACAGCTAGTGCTCAAGAAGATTTCCAAAAAACAGTTAGTCAAAGTCATATCATTCAACCTTTAGCAATAGCTAACGATCATCGAGGTAGTGGACGGTAAATTTACTGAAACTAGTTGATATTTTACCTAAAGATTTTGCGCTCACGTCAGCTTTTATTAGCTATATTTTCTGAAAATAGTGGTTTTATTTGTGTGAGGTTGATTGTTGTTGAATATTTGTTGTCTGACGGGCTGGGTGAGAAATTAGCAATGTTAGGTCATAAAGTACCATCCGACCTTTAGGTAAAGATAGATTAGGTAAACTTATACTTTTTTCCATAACTCATGTCAAAATCAAGTTGACGTGGGTTTTTAACTTTTTTTTTCATTTTTAGCCCGTATAAGTGGTTTTTATGGCTACAGATCGGCTAAATTTTGGAAAGCAGGGTGGCTCTTAAACTTGACTTAAAACTGCTAATAGCAGAAATTATGGGTGCAAAAGGGTAATCATTCCATTGGTGATGGATTATAGCGTCAGCTAATTGCTCGATCGCATGAGGCGCAAAACAGCTAGTCTATCCCCAGCAGTGGCTTGATGCTCGAAAAATCGGGGTTTTAAATTTATGCGATACAGTCTCTCCTAACTTATGAGTAACGATTTAGATCTGATCAAACGCCTCAGTCCCAGTGCAATGGATCAGATCATGCTTTATCTGGCGTTTAGCGCCATGAGAACAAGCGGACATCGGCACGGAGCGTTTCTGGATGCAGCAGCCACAGCTGCCAAATGCGCCATTTACATGACTTATTTGGAGCAGGGTCAGAATCTCCGCATGACTGGTCATTTGCACCATATTGAGCCGAAGCGGGTGAAGGCGATCGTTGAAGAAGTCAGACAAGCTCTCACTGAGGGCAAACTGCTAAAGATGTTAGGTTCTCAGGAACCGCGTTATCTGATTCAGTTTCCTTATGTTTGGCTGGAACAGTATCCTTGGATGCCTGGTCGATCGCGCATTTCTGGTACTAGCCTCACCTCGGAAGAAAAACGGCAAATCGAGGAAAAATTACCTCCTCTACTACCTGATGCCCAACTGATTAACTCTTTTCAATTTATGGAGTTAATCGAATTTCTCCACAACCGCTCTCAGGAAGATTTACCTTCAGAAAGGCAACTCCCTTTGAGCGAAGCTTTGGCAGAACACATTAAACGTCGTCTAATTTATGCTGGCACAGTCACCAGAATAGATTGTCCTTGGGGTTTACCTTTTTATGCCCTCACTCGTGCTACTTACTCGCCTTCTGACGATGAGGAACGCACTTACATTGTGGTGGAGGACACGGCACGGTATTTCCGGTTAATGAAGGGGTGGCAAGAACGACAGGCAAATGTCATGCGTGTTTTGGAAGAGTTGGATATTCCACCCGATCGCATGGACAGAGCGATGGAAGAATTAGATGAAGTAATCCGCCAATGGGCCGATCGACATCATCAAGAAGGCGGTCAACAAATGGTTTTACAAATGGTGTTTGGCCTTAAAGACGATTAATTAGGGATTGGGTACTAACAATATTGGGTGCAATCTACAACACCATCCCTAAATCAATCCAGCAGAAAAGCAAAATCAGGAGCAAAACAATAAATAAAATGCCAAATTATTCAGTATCTTGTAATAACCAAAAACCACTATAAGTCATTCCCGAATCGTCAGGCTGCACTAATAAAAAATGTAATCCTTTAGATTCTTGTTTACGTTGTGAAAATATTTCTGCTGCTACTGTAACTTCTCGATCGGAAAAGGTCGCCACAACCCATCTATCGACTAACCCAGCTTCTAAAATTAACCCATCTGGCGCACCCGGAATATAATTAAGTGCCACAGGTCGAGTTTCCTGTATCCAACGCGCCAGCCTTAAAGATTGTCTACCCCCATCAATTACCACTCCCGGAACTGGCAAATTAGAAGCAATTCCTAAGTCGATCGGTAAGAGAAATTCCGGCATTTCTAAAATTGGCACTGGTTGTCCAGCAAAATTATCTGCAATATCACTTGCCATCAAAGTGGCAAAGCGCCATTGTTCTCCCCAAAGTTTCTCAGGTAAAGGAACTGGTGGCGGTTTTTCTAAAGCCAGAGGATCGAAAAATTCGCCATTTTGAGAATATTTTCGGGATTTTAATATTGCTTTTAACGATTCAGTGCGGCGCGTTGCTTCAACCGCAATACCTAATTTTTGAGCAGCAGTTTCAATTAAACTTAAAGATTGCGGACGAAAAACTTGAATTTTTTCCGGCTTACTTCTACTAGAAACTTTGGCTAAAGCTTGTTGAAATTGCTCAACTAACCAATTAGCATTCACGTGAGATTGAGGACAAAATGCTTCATGTATAAAGTCACTGGTGGGATCGCAAATTAATAATTCCCACAAACTTTGTTGTGCTTCGTCTTTGATGGGACGGCGATAGAAATCAGCTTGCCAATACATCAGATTTTAACCATTAATGTTGCTAGTTATGGGCAGATAAACTGGGAGTAGGGTATACAAAGGCCAAAAACTAAAGATTCTAATTTTAGATTAGGCGCGGGGAAAAAGTGAATCGGCAATTTTAGCTGTTTGGGATTGGTTCTTCTAGTTTACGATCGTCTCGATCGCACTGCGCCAAATTTATAATTGCTGTAAATTGAATGATTTTGCAGAAAATAGCGCATTTTTTGGATTTAGCGGCACTATTTGCTACAGATAGAAGTGTACTTAAGGGAAGTAATCGATTAGCATCAGTTTATAGGTGATGCTTGTCAACCTATTTCCAATTTGTGAACGCCTTAGTAAACTTTTGTAATTTAGTTTAGTTCAATCCTATGAATCCTGCTCTGACTCAATTTGGTCAACAAATGTCCCAGCTTACAGGCGTGCGGGCAATCATGAAAGATATTAAACAAACCCTACAAGCTAATATAGGACAGCAATTTATTAATCTCAGCCCCGGAAATCCGGTGATTTTACCGGAAGTTGAACAATTATGGCGCAAATATACAGAAGAGTTGTTAAATAGCTCTGATTATGGTACTGTAGTTTGCCGCTACGGTGATTCTCAAGGTTATGAACCGTTAATTGATGCGGTTGTGAATGATTTTAATCGTCGCTATGGCTTGAGTTTAACTCATCAAAATATTTTGATTACTCCGGGAAGTCAAAGTCTTTACTTTTATGCTGCTAATGCTTTTGGTGGTTATGCTAAAAATGGTCAATTAAAGCAAATTGTTTTGCCTTTAAGTCCAGATTATACAGGTTATGGTGGTGTAACTTTAATCCCGGAAGCTTTAATATCTTATAAACCTCAATTAGATATTGACGCTTCTGCTCATCGCTTTAAGTATCGCCCAGATTTTAGCCAGTTAGAAATTAATGAAAGTACTGGTTGCGTATTATTTTCGCGTCCTTGTAATCCGACAGGCAATGTGCTGACGGAAGATGAGGTATTAAAAATTGCGGCTTTGGCAGCACCTTATGAGGTTCCGGTATTAATTGATTCTGCTTATGGCCCTCCTTTTCCGGCTTTGAATTTTACGGAAATGTCTCCGGTATTTCGGGATAATATTGTCCATTGTATGAGTTTATCGAAAGCAGGTTTACCGGGAGAACGAATTGGTGTAGCGATCGGAGATGAAAAAATTATTCAAGTTTTGGAATCGTTCCAAACTAATATGTGTATTCATTCATCTCGTTATGGACAAGCATTGGCGACAAAAGCGATCGCATCTGGCGCTTTAGCAGAAATTTCCACTCAAGTAATTCGCCCTTACTATCAACAAAAGTTTGTCATAGTCGAATC
This genomic interval from Phormidium ambiguum IAM M-71 contains the following:
- a CDS encoding valine--pyruvate transaminase encodes the protein MNPALTQFGQQMSQLTGVRAIMKDIKQTLQANIGQQFINLSPGNPVILPEVEQLWRKYTEELLNSSDYGTVVCRYGDSQGYEPLIDAVVNDFNRRYGLSLTHQNILITPGSQSLYFYAANAFGGYAKNGQLKQIVLPLSPDYTGYGGVTLIPEALISYKPQLDIDASAHRFKYRPDFSQLEINESTGCVLFSRPCNPTGNVLTEDEVLKIAALAAPYEVPVLIDSAYGPPFPALNFTEMSPVFRDNIVHCMSLSKAGLPGERIGVAIGDEKIIQVLESFQTNMCIHSSRYGQALATKAIASGALAEISTQVIRPYYQQKFVIVESTLDESMPQDLPWFLHRGEGAIFAWLWLENLPMTDWELYQLLKQVGVIVVPGSSFFPGLREEWVHKNQCIRISLTATDEDIAEGMRRLAKVVTEIYQKSALAI